ACGGTATGTAGAAACCCACCATGAAAACTATCGGCGCGCCGACGGTGGTGATTCGTTCACCGTTGCGCAGACCCGGCGCGACGAAACGCCGATAGAGCACCCACAACTGCAGGTGCGCGGACGGGCGACGTGGGCTCGCCGTACCCGCGCTCAGCCGCTTGAAGGTCGGGGCCGGCGTCGGGTTTAGGGCGGGGGCGCTCATCGCATCGCCGCCGACGCCAGATGGCTCAGAGATTCGCTGGGATCCGCTGTCATGGAAAGGAATACGTCGTCGAGCGATGGCCGGCGGAGCGCAATATCGGCCAGTTCGATATTCGCCTCGTCGATCCGGCGCGCGGCCTCGATGAGCGTGCGGGTGCCGTCTGGCGCCGGCATCGTAACCCGGTCCGATTCGGGTGTCAGTATGGCCCTGCTTTGTTCGGGCAACAGCGAACCAAGCGCCGCGACGATAGCGTCCAGATCCTTCAGATCCTTCGGCACGATTTCGCAGAATGTGCTACCGGCGCGGTGCTTGAGCTCATTGGCGGTGCCGTCCGCGATGATCTTGCCGTGATCGATCAAGATGATCCGGTCGCTGAGCGCATCCGCTTCCTCGAGATACTGCGTGGTCAACAGCGTCGCGATGCCGAGCTTCTTGAAGCTGGCAACCAGATCCCAAATGGCTTGCCGGCTCCTCGGATCCAGCCCGGTGGTGGGCTCATCCAAGAACGCCACCTGGGGTTGGACCACCAATCCGCACGCGATGTCTATCCGTCGACGCATCCCGCCGGAGTAGGTGCTCACCGCCCGCTTCCCGGCGTGCGCCAGGCTGAATTGCTCGAGCAGTTCAGCCGCGCGTTTGCGCGCCGCAGACTTGCTCAGCCCGTACAGGCGGGCGAACAACACCAGGTTCTGCTCGCCGGAAAGCGCGTCGTCGACGGCCACCTGCTGTCCGGTGACCATGATCGAACGGCGCACACCGGCCGGCTCGGCAACGACGTCGTAGCCGGCGACGGTCGCCGAGCCTCGATCCGGCCGGGTCAGCGTCGACAAGATGTCGACCATGGTGGTCTTGCCGGCCCCGTTCGGGCCAAGCAAACCGATCACTTCGCCGCGTCCAACGTCGAAGCTGACGTCGTCCAGGGCCACAATCTTGCCCTTGCCGTAGGTTTTGCGAACCCCGCGAACCACCACAGCCATGTCGTTGTTGTGCATCCGATCCTCCTCAGCCCGCATCCAGGCTCGACAGGTCCACCAGAGCGCCCTCTTCGGGCTCCCCGACCACTTCGCTCTCGTCGTGCTCGGCCGCGATGGCCTCCTGGATTAGCTCGCGCAGGGCCAGCGGGAAGGTCCGCGCCAGCTCGTCCGCGGTGGCGGCCGGGATCCGGCGGGTGTCATACCACCAATCGAGATGCAGCGAGCCGCCGGACCGATACGCCCGAAGTTCGATGGCGTGGCCCATCCCGGGGATCGGTTCTCGCACCGGAATCGTCATGTCGGAGTCGAACTGTACCGGCGCGTCCACGGACGGCACCTCGGGGATCACGCCCGCATACCGGAAGTGGATGTCGGGTGTGCGCTGCGCGCCCAGGACACGTCCGGTCGGTGCGTACAGGTACCGCAGCAGCCCGTAACCAATTCCGTAGTGCGGAACGGATCTAAGGGTGTTGTGGACGGCGTCGAGCTGCTGAATCGCCGCCGCGCCCGGACCGGTCGCACATGCCAGCGGAACCGGGTAGTACGTCGTGAACCAGCCGACCGTCCGGCCCAGGTCGACGTCCGGCCGCAGCACCGAGCGGCCCTCGCCCTCGAGCCCTACGGCGATGACACCGTCACCGATCGTCTGGGCTATTGTCCGGCCCAGCGCGGCCAGCACGATCACCTGAATCGACCGTCGGAACCTGCGCCGGGCGTCGTCCAACTCCGATGTCTGCTCGGCGGTTAGCGTGCTCGACAACCTGGTCAGCTCGTCGGCGGTGGGCGGTTGCGTGACATCCGCGTCGGGTGCGTCGGACTGGCCGTCGGCGAGCCGCAAGGTCACCTTGCTGGCATTCTCGATCCAGAAGGAGCGGGTGTCGAGCGCCGCGGGATGCGTCGCGAGGGCCGCGCAGCGCAGTGACCATTCCCGCCACCCGGTGGTGACCGGTTCCAGCGTGATCTCCTCGCCTGCCAGCCGTTGCCCGAACGCGGTGATGAGGTCGGTCCCCAGGATCTGGCGCGATGCGTCGTCGGTCACCGTCTGGTGCACGGCCAGGCCGAGGTACTGCGGACCGCCATGACCGGCAGTGATATGCACGGCGGCCAGCGGCGCGTTCGCAGAGTCCCGATCGGCGATGAGTTCGGCCAGGATATTGGACACCGCGGCCCGCTCCTCCGGGCTTCCGGCAGCCACATCATCGGGAAGAGACCGGGTCGAGAGGCCGCTGAATTCTGCAGGTGGCGCGATGTGCTGCTCGGCCATTCCGGCCCCCAATTCGGTGGGGTCGACAAGGTGCAGACGCAAGGCTTCGTGGTGATTGGCCACCGCGGTGAGCACCGCTTGACTGTCCTCGAGCCCTACCTTGGCGTCCAGGCGCAGGATCAGCGGGACCCGCCACCGCCCAGGATCGCGCAGCCCCAGGTCGAGGAAGTGCGCGGTGTTCGGCAGAACCGCCAGACGCGCCGCGGCGTCAGCGGGTTTCGCCAACCCGCTCACCGCGAACGAGGCATCGACGGCGGCCGTCAGGGAGGCCAAGGTCGGGTATTCGTACATATCCTGCGGGGTGATGGTCAGACCCTCGTTGGCCGCCGCCATCGCGATGCTGATCGCCATCAGCGAATCGCCGCCGAGGTCAAAGAAATTGGCGCTCCGATCGACCGAGTCGATGCCCAGGCACTGTGACCAGATGCGGTGCAACGTGGCCTCGGTCTGCGACTCCCCGTTGCGGGCCACATCCACGGCGCCGGCATCGGCCCTGGAACCAGCCGGAGAACCGTTGCTCGCGGCGGGACCCTGAACCCACGCATTGTGCTTGGCTTCGACCCAATGCCGTTGGCGGACAAAAGGATAACCGGGTAGTGAAACGAGGTGGGGCGCAGTCGGGCGCTGCGGCGTCCAGTCGACCTCGATTCCGGCCGACCAGAGTTCACCCAGTGCGCGCAGGAAAGTGTCGCGGTCATCGGCGTTCTGAATCGGGTGGCGCATGAGCCGAACCGTGCGGTGCTCGCTGGACCACTTCGGGTGCCGGATCGCCGAACCGGTCAGGCTGCCGCCGGGACCGACCTCGACCAGGATTCGACCCGGCTGCGAGAGCACTACGTCGAGTTCGTCGGCGAACCTGATCGTGGAGCTGATCTGACGCGTCCAGCTGGCCGGGTCCCTCACCTGCTGCTCGGACATCCACGTTCCGGTGAGGTTGCTCAGCAGTGGTGTGTGCGGAGCGCGCAACTCCTGCTGGGACAGGAAGTCCTGGAATTCGGGAAGCATGGGATCCATCGAGCTGGAATGGAACGCGTGGGTCGCGCGGACCCGCCGAACGGGTATCCCGGCCTCGCCCAGGCGTTGGCTGAACGCGCGAATCTGGTCCTTCGGCCCGGCGACCACGCAGTTGCCGGGATCATTCACCGCGGACAGCTCGACCCCCGGCGAAAGGTACTGCTCGACGTCATCGGGGCCCAGCGCCACCGCGACCATGGCGCCCGGCGGCGACTCATGCATCAAACGGGCACGCAACGCTACCGTCTTGATCGCCGTCTCGAGGTCGAATACCCCGGCCAGGGTCGCCGCGATGTATTCGCCGGTGCTGTAGCCGATGTAGGCCCCCGCGCGCACGCCGTAGGTGTCGACCAACTTCGCGAGCGCGTATTCCACCGTGAACAGCGCGGGCTGCGAACGGTCAATGCGCTCCAGATCCGCCGCGGTCCCGTCGAATATCGCGGAGTGCAAGTCTAGGTCCAGTTCGGGACCCATCTCTTCGCGGAACCCCGCGGCGCAGGTGTCGAAGTGCTGGGCGAAGACGGGTTCGGTGTCGTAGAGCCCCTTGGCCATTCCGATGTGCTGAGCGCCCTGCCCGGGAAACAGGAAGACGACGCGGTCCGAGGTGGGAGCGCTGGCATCACCGCGCTCACCATCGGGGGCGGACTCGCCGATAAACACATTGTCGTGCTCGGCCGCCCGCAGCACCGTGGCCGCATGCTCGCGGTCGTGCACGACGGCCGCCATCGTGACGTTGTGCTTGCGGCGCCGGACGAGCGTATAGGCGACGTCGGACAGCTCCGGGCCGTCTGTCCCTTCTAGCGCGGTGGCCAGGGCGGACCGCGCCTGGCCAAGCGCCGCCTCGGTTTTTGCCGACAGCAGCAGCACCTGGGGGCGGGCCGGCTCGGTATGCGCCGGAACCGCCGGTTCCGGCGCCGGCGCCTCTTCCAGGACGACGTGCGCGTTGGTACCGCCGACTCCGAAGGAGCTCACCCCGGCCCGACGCACACCGTCGGACTCCCATGGGCCGTAGCGGCTTTGCACGACGAATGGACTCTGGTCCAGCCGCAGTTCCGGGTTCGGACTGGTGTAGTGCAGCGTCGCCGGGATCGCCTGGTGCTTCAGGCACAGGATCGTTTTGATCAGGCCCGCGATTCCGGCGGCGACTTCCAGGTGACCGATGTTCGACTTGACCGACCCCAGCACGCAAGGGGTTGTACGGGTCGTTTGAGACACCTCGAACGCTGTTTTCAGCCCTTGGATTTCGATGGGGTCACCGAGCGGGGTGCCGGTTCCGTGGGTCTCGACATAGCTCACGGTCGACGAATCGATGCCGGCCACCGCATGGGCTTCCGCGATGACGTCGGCTTGGGCGGCCGGATTGGGCGCCGCATAGCCCATCTTCGCCGATCCGTCGTTGTTGATCGCCGATCCGCGGATGACGGCGTGGATGCGGTCCCCGGCGTCGATGGCGGCCTGCAACGGTTTGAGGGCAACCATCGCGACGCCGCTGCCGAACACCGTGCCGTCGGCTCGCACGTCGAAGGGCCGGCAGTGGCCGACCGCCGACACCATCGATCCCGGTGAGGTGAAATATCCGACGCGGTGCGGGATGCACAGCGACGACCCACCGGCCAGCGCCATGTCGCATTCACCGGACAGCAGGCTTAGGCAGGCCAGGTGAACCGCGACCAGCGACGACGAGCACGCGGTTTGGACCGCGATGCTCGGGCCCCGCAGGTTGAATGCGTGCGATATCCGCGTTGCCAGAAAGTCCTTGTCGTTCTGCAGGAACAGGCTGAACTGGTCGAAGTTGAGTCCCTCGGCCAAAACGGCGTTCGGGTCGCGGTGCGACAGCAGGTTGTGCAGGAGATAGCCGCTGGGAGAGCTGGTTCCGTATACGCCGATCGAGCCGTCGAACCGCGCGGGGTCACAGCCCGCGTCCTCGAGCGCATGCCACGCGCACTGCAGGAACAACCGGTGTTGTGGGTCCAGCACCTGCGCGGCCAGCGGCGGGAACCCGAAGAAGTCGGCGTCGAACTCGTCGATCCCGTCGAGCAGCGGTGCACGACGCACATACGCCGGATCAGCCAGTGTCTTCTCGCTGACCCCGGCGTCGCGCAGCTCCTCTTCGGACAGGGTGACGATCGACTCCTTGCCGCGCCGAAGATTGCTCCAGAACGCCGACACATCGTTGGCGCCCGGGAACTTGCCGGCCATGCCGACCACCGCGATCGCGTTGTCGGGGGTGCTCACAGGTCTTGTCCTCCCTGTACTCCAGGTTTTCCTCGCCGCCGCATCGCGGCTCCATGTCGTGCCGCCGCGCGTTGCTGCGCCCGGTCGCGAACAATTTCAGTGTTTTCGACCGCCTCATCGGGGCTCGAGAGCCCGAGTTGGCGCATCAGGTCGGCTGTCAGGTCGTGCAGGGACGCGCCCTGCAATATGAGTGCCACCGGCGGCTCCACGCCAAAGTCCGCTCGCGCGCCATTGCGGATCCGCACCGCCATCAAGGAGTCCAGCCCGAGCTCGGTCAGGGGCTTATCCAAGGGCACCGCGGTATCGACAGTCGATCGGTCAGTGTAGCCCATCACCGCCGCGATGCGTGCACACATCCGCTCGGTCACCGCGCGCCGAGCCTCCGCCGGATCGAGGTCGGCAAGCGCGTCCGGACCGCCCCAATCGCCGAGGTCGCCCACCGTGTCAAGCTCGTCGACCACCCGGGTGAAATAGCCGATGCCGCGGATCTCCGGGAATGCGACCAGCGCCCGGTCGGCGCGCAGCCGGGCGACACCGGTGCTGCATCGGCCCGCGGCCAGCAGCGAGTCGAGAGCTTCGATGCCCTCCGCGGGAGTGATCGTGTCGAGAACACTGCCCACCAGGGCCTGGGCGACGCCCACCTCCGACCACGGCCCCCAGTTGATCGCCGCTGCCGGCAGACCGGACGCCCTGCGCCACGCCACCAAGCCATCGAGCCACCCGCTGGCGCATGCATACGCCGCTTGCCCGGGGGAGCCCAATAATGAAGCGACAGAGGAGAATCCGAGCCACCAGTCGAGCTCGCAGTTGGCGCTGGCGTGGTGCATGCGCAGCGCTCCGGCGGCCTTGGGAGCCCACACCCGCTCCAGATTTTCTCTGGTCATGGTGAACACCAGGCTGTCTTCGATGACTGCCGCGGCGTGGACGACACCGCGCAACTCGCGGCCCCCAAGGCCGGCCGCCTCGATGAGGCTTTCGGCCACGCCCGGCGATGCCACATCGCCGCGGACAACCACGATTTCGGCGCGGGCTTCCAATTCGGTCAGGACTTTGCGCTGCTCGTCGGTGGGCTCGCTGCGGCCG
The nucleotide sequence above comes from Mycobacterium decipiens. Encoded proteins:
- a CDS encoding type I polyketide synthase, translated to MSTPDNAIAVVGMAGKFPGANDVSAFWSNLRRGKESIVTLSEEELRDAGVSEKTLADPAYVRRAPLLDGIDEFDADFFGFPPLAAQVLDPQHRLFLQCAWHALEDAGCDPARFDGSIGVYGTSSPSGYLLHNLLSHRDPNAVLAEGLNFDQFSLFLQNDKDFLATRISHAFNLRGPSIAVQTACSSSLVAVHLACLSLLSGECDMALAGGSSLCIPHRVGYFTSPGSMVSAVGHCRPFDVRADGTVFGSGVAMVALKPLQAAIDAGDRIHAVIRGSAINNDGSAKMGYAAPNPAAQADVIAEAHAVAGIDSSTVSYVETHGTGTPLGDPIEIQGLKTAFEVSQTTRTTPCVLGSVKSNIGHLEVAAGIAGLIKTILCLKHQAIPATLHYTSPNPELRLDQSPFVVQSRYGPWESDGVRRAGVSSFGVGGTNAHVVLEEAPAPEPAVPAHTEPARPQVLLLSAKTEAALGQARSALATALEGTDGPELSDVAYTLVRRRKHNVTMAAVVHDREHAATVLRAAEHDNVFIGESAPDGERGDASAPTSDRVVFLFPGQGAQHIGMAKGLYDTEPVFAQHFDTCAAGFREEMGPELDLDLHSAIFDGTAADLERIDRSQPALFTVEYALAKLVDTYGVRAGAYIGYSTGEYIAATLAGVFDLETAIKTVALRARLMHESPPGAMVAVALGPDDVEQYLSPGVELSAVNDPGNCVVAGPKDQIRAFSQRLGEAGIPVRRVRATHAFHSSSMDPMLPEFQDFLSQQELRAPHTPLLSNLTGTWMSEQQVRDPASWTRQISSTIRFADELDVVLSQPGRILVEVGPGGSLTGSAIRHPKWSSEHRTVRLMRHPIQNADDRDTFLRALGELWSAGIEVDWTPQRPTAPHLVSLPGYPFVRQRHWVEAKHNAWVQGPAASNGSPAGSRADAGAVDVARNGESQTEATLHRIWSQCLGIDSVDRSANFFDLGGDSLMAISIAMAAANEGLTITPQDMYEYPTLASLTAAVDASFAVSGLAKPADAAARLAVLPNTAHFLDLGLRDPGRWRVPLILRLDAKVGLEDSQAVLTAVANHHEALRLHLVDPTELGAGMAEQHIAPPAEFSGLSTRSLPDDVAAGSPEERAAVSNILAELIADRDSANAPLAAVHITAGHGGPQYLGLAVHQTVTDDASRQILGTDLITAFGQRLAGEEITLEPVTTGWREWSLRCAALATHPAALDTRSFWIENASKVTLRLADGQSDAPDADVTQPPTADELTRLSSTLTAEQTSELDDARRRFRRSIQVIVLAALGRTIAQTIGDGVIAVGLEGEGRSVLRPDVDLGRTVGWFTTYYPVPLACATGPGAAAIQQLDAVHNTLRSVPHYGIGYGLLRYLYAPTGRVLGAQRTPDIHFRYAGVIPEVPSVDAPVQFDSDMTIPVREPIPGMGHAIELRAYRSGGSLHLDWWYDTRRIPAATADELARTFPLALRELIQEAIAAEHDESEVVGEPEEGALVDLSSLDAG
- a CDS encoding ATP-binding cassette domain-containing protein, producing the protein MHNNDMAVVVRGVRKTYGKGKIVALDDVSFDVGRGEVIGLLGPNGAGKTTMVDILSTLTRPDRGSATVAGYDVVAEPAGVRRSIMVTGQQVAVDDALSGEQNLVLFARLYGLSKSAARKRAAELLEQFSLAHAGKRAVSTYSGGMRRRIDIACGLVVQPQVAFLDEPTTGLDPRSRQAIWDLVASFKKLGIATLLTTQYLEEADALSDRIILIDHGKIIADGTANELKHRAGSTFCEIVPKDLKDLDAIVAALGSLLPEQSRAILTPESDRVTMPAPDGTRTLIEAARRIDEANIELADIALRRPSLDDVFLSMTADPSESLSHLASAAMR